In Lachnospiraceae bacterium, one DNA window encodes the following:
- the nifS gene encoding cysteine desulfurase NifS has translation MEKLIYLDNAATTKTRPEVVEAMLPYFTEYYGNPSSVYTFSSESKKAVTNAREIIAKSLGAKTNEIYFTAGGSESDNWALVATAEAYSAKGKHIITSKIEHHAILHTCQYLEKRGYEVTYLDVDENGVVKLDELKKAIRPDTILISIMFANNEIGTIEPIKEIGEIAKEHGILFHTDAVQAYAHVPINVDECHIDMLSSSGHKLNGPKGIGFLYIRTGVKIRSFIHGGAQERKRRAGTENVPGIVGYGKAAQIAMETMDERIAKETQLRDYLIKRVTEEVPFTRVNGSRTNRLPNNVNFAFQFIEGESLLIKLDMAGICGSSGSACTSGSLDPSHVLLAIGLPHEIAHGSLRLTLSEENTMEEMDYVVDQIKEIVSYLRGMSPLYEDYMRRTKEK, from the coding sequence ATGGAAAAACTGATTTATCTTGATAATGCAGCCACTACCAAAACAAGGCCGGAGGTTGTGGAAGCAATGCTTCCTTATTTTACAGAATATTATGGAAATCCTTCTTCTGTGTATACATTTTCATCAGAGAGCAAAAAGGCAGTTACAAATGCAAGAGAGATCATTGCAAAGTCTTTAGGAGCAAAAACCAATGAAATTTACTTTACAGCAGGCGGAAGCGAATCTGACAACTGGGCACTGGTTGCTACAGCAGAGGCTTACAGTGCAAAGGGCAAGCATATCATCACCAGCAAGATCGAGCATCATGCCATTCTCCATACCTGTCAGTATCTGGAAAAGAGAGGTTATGAGGTAACTTACCTGGATGTAGATGAAAATGGTGTTGTAAAATTAGATGAATTAAAGAAAGCAATCCGTCCGGATACCATTTTGATCTCTATTATGTTTGCGAACAATGAGATCGGAACCATTGAGCCTATTAAGGAGATCGGTGAGATTGCAAAGGAACATGGTATTTTGTTCCATACTGACGCTGTGCAGGCTTATGCCCATGTGCCGATCAATGTAGATGAGTGTCATATTGATATGTTAAGCTCCAGTGGCCATAAGTTAAACGGACCAAAGGGAATCGGCTTTTTGTACATCCGTACTGGTGTAAAGATCCGTTCCTTTATCCACGGCGGAGCCCAGGAGCGTAAGCGCCGTGCAGGTACTGAAAATGTTCCTGGTATCGTAGGATACGGAAAAGCAGCCCAGATCGCTATGGAAACCATGGATGAGCGTATTGCAAAAGAGACTCAGTTAAGAGATTATCTGATCAAGCGTGTGACAGAGGAGGTTCCATTTACCAGAGTCAACGGTTCCAGAACCAACCGTCTGCCAAACAATGTAAACTTTGCATTCCAGTTTATTGAAGGTGAGTCTTTACTGATCAAGTTAGATATGGCTGGTATCTGCGGTTCCAGCGGTTCTGCATGTACTTCCGGTTCCTTAGATCCGTCTCATGTACTGTTAGCGATCGGATTGCCTCATGAGATCGCACATGGTTCTCTGCGTCTGACATTAAGTGAAGAGAACACTATGGAAGAAATGGATTATGTAGTAGACCAGATCAAGGAGATCGTATCTTACTTAAGAGGCATGTCTCCGCTGTATGAGGACTATATGAGACGCACAAAAGAAAAATAA
- a CDS encoding oligosaccharide flippase family protein, with product MDLNVSQFLSPGRKEFVKGTLLLTGAGLFCRILGFFYRIYMSRTIGAEGLGLYNMIHPFFSIAFALCAGSIQTALSQYVAANREKGWSVFLCGLALSLSLSVIPVLLLCKGKIFLASNVLSEPQAARYLPVLAVSVPFACLHACINGYYYGMNKAHIPSFSQIAEQMIRMGAVWLLVIYLEKNGKPVTVGLAVEGHVIGEMASAAFTFLALLLVPPQKGEREGGKERKNLVPILTLALPLMGNRLVLNLLGSAEAILIPSRLIDHGLTNKEALSVYGVLTSMALPFILFPSAITNSMAVLLLPSAARAQAMKEQGRISTMAALSFKCSCYMGILCIGIFTRFGKNLGTMIFRSELSGSFITVLCWLCPFMYLATTMGSIQNGLGKTGTTFLQNIVAMGIRLAFVLFAVPVFGIRGYLWGFLVSELFLAFLCCISVGRQADFQCNMIECLLKPGFALFISMGIDRAFCAAIPVTGSVVAIVLRMGIITACYGMFLGMILR from the coding sequence ATGGATCTTAATGTGAGCCAGTTTCTTTCACCAGGGAGAAAAGAATTTGTCAAAGGGACTCTGCTTCTTACCGGAGCCGGGCTTTTCTGCCGTATCTTAGGCTTTTTTTACAGGATCTATATGTCACGTACCATCGGGGCAGAAGGTCTGGGGCTTTATAATATGATCCATCCCTTTTTCAGCATTGCCTTTGCCTTATGTGCAGGCTCCATCCAGACGGCATTGTCCCAGTATGTGGCTGCTAACCGGGAGAAAGGCTGGTCTGTTTTTTTATGTGGCCTGGCTTTGTCATTAAGCCTTTCGGTGATCCCTGTTTTGCTGCTATGCAAAGGGAAAATATTTCTGGCTTCTAATGTTCTTTCAGAGCCTCAGGCGGCCAGGTATCTGCCGGTATTGGCAGTTTCTGTACCATTTGCCTGTCTTCACGCCTGCATTAACGGCTATTATTATGGAATGAACAAGGCACATATTCCTTCTTTTTCACAGATCGCAGAGCAGATGATCCGTATGGGTGCTGTGTGGCTGCTGGTCATATATCTGGAAAAAAATGGTAAACCTGTGACTGTGGGACTGGCGGTAGAAGGGCATGTGATCGGGGAAATGGCTTCAGCGGCGTTTACATTTCTGGCGCTGCTTCTGGTGCCGCCCCAGAAGGGGGAGAGAGAAGGGGGTAAAGAGAGAAAAAATCTGGTCCCAATCCTGACTCTGGCTCTTCCTCTCATGGGAAACCGCCTGGTGTTAAATCTTCTTGGAAGCGCAGAAGCAATATTGATCCCCAGCCGCCTTATTGATCATGGTCTTACCAACAAAGAGGCATTATCCGTATACGGGGTACTTACCAGTATGGCACTGCCATTTATCCTGTTTCCATCAGCGATCACTAATTCCATGGCAGTTCTTTTGCTTCCGTCAGCTGCCAGAGCCCAGGCAATGAAGGAGCAGGGACGCATTTCTACCATGGCAGCATTATCTTTTAAATGCAGCTGTTATATGGGGATCTTATGCATTGGTATTTTTACAAGGTTTGGGAAAAACCTGGGAACAATGATCTTTCGCAGTGAACTTTCCGGGTCTTTTATCACGGTCTTATGCTGGCTATGTCCTTTTATGTATCTGGCCACTACCATGGGAAGCATACAGAACGGTCTTGGAAAAACAGGAACTACATTTTTACAGAACATAGTAGCTATGGGGATTCGCCTGGCCTTTGTGCTTTTTGCAGTTCCCGTTTTTGGGATCCGTGGATATTTATGGGGATTTCTGGTCAGTGAACTGTTTCTGGCTTTTTTGTGCTGCATATCTGTAGGAAGACAGGCGGATTTTCAATGCAATATGATAGAATGTCTTTTAAAGCCGGGCTTTGCCCTTTTTATCAGCATGGGGATTGACAGGGCCTTTTGCGCAGCAATCCCTGTAACCGGTTCTGTTGTGGCAATAGTATTACGTATGGGCATCATAACAGCCTGTTATGGTATGTTTTTAGGGATGATCCTGCGGTAA
- a CDS encoding folate family ECF transporter S component yields the protein MERLATLFTGSFRQLRQVKTVTVCAMLGAIAIVLGSLSIELGSTLRIGFSGIPNEIVHMLFGPVVGSVFAGAMDILKYLIKPTGAFFPGFTLIAMLAGLIYGSFYYKKELSFWRVLAAHVVVAIICNVILNTWCLSILYGKAFSVLLPARLVKNAIMCPIDAFIFYNIAKVLDVTGIFKLVKEEKK from the coding sequence ATGGAAAGATTAGCAACTTTGTTTACCGGTTCCTTCAGACAGTTAAGACAGGTAAAGACCGTTACGGTCTGCGCCATGTTAGGAGCTATTGCCATTGTATTAGGTTCTTTAAGCATTGAGCTTGGAAGTACCCTTCGCATTGGTTTTTCAGGCATTCCCAATGAGATTGTTCATATGCTGTTTGGACCGGTGGTAGGAAGTGTTTTTGCAGGCGCTATGGATATTTTAAAATATCTTATCAAGCCTACAGGGGCATTTTTTCCGGGCTTTACTTTGATCGCCATGCTTGCAGGCCTGATCTACGGCAGTTTTTATTATAAGAAAGAATTAAGCTTCTGGCGGGTGCTTGCTGCTCATGTAGTAGTGGCGATCATATGTAATGTGATCCTTAATACCTGGTGCCTGTCTATTCTTTATGGAAAGGCATTTTCAGTACTTCTTCCGGCAAGATTAGTAAAGAATGCCATTATGTGTCCTATTGATGCTTTTATTTTCTATAATATTGCAAAAGTTTTAGATGTGACAGGTATTTTTAAGCTTGTGAAAGAAGAAAAAAAATAA
- a CDS encoding MBL fold metallo-hydrolase — protein MIECQPGIYEVLLETDRGVTNKINIFIIPGNKGGRSLMIDTGFRDERCLKTMESVLEELGIAYEDLDVFMTHKHHDHSGLASIYADRGATIYMNPLEERHPYDCLFYSSGNTDPLVQAKVLHRVGVTEEGTPQIWDMFEQVRKEVENHSGWMYEVQDFPYKPIGSGEVLRYGDYTFETVELKGHTFGQLGLFDKENKIFFCADQVIDGIVPIVATTYPDEHLLKGYFASMERFRHEFSDCLLFPAHGKHITDPKRVVGRIVFSYLDKMEIVHNILEHSRHPKTIREIASIAYGMPQLPKDTDEFIKLKMVMSKCFSCLEYLRDEDFAVREEKNGTFYWRP, from the coding sequence ATGATAGAGTGCCAGCCAGGTATTTATGAGGTTCTTCTGGAAACGGACCGGGGGGTTACAAATAAGATCAATATTTTTATAATTCCGGGAAACAAGGGCGGGAGAAGTTTGATGATCGATACCGGCTTCCGGGATGAAAGATGTTTAAAAACGATGGAAAGTGTTTTAGAGGAACTGGGGATTGCTTATGAAGATCTGGACGTGTTCATGACTCATAAACATCATGATCATTCTGGTCTGGCAAGTATCTACGCAGACCGCGGTGCGACTATTTATATGAATCCTTTAGAGGAACGCCATCCATATGACTGTCTGTTTTACAGTTCCGGAAATACAGATCCACTGGTGCAGGCAAAAGTCCTTCATAGAGTGGGAGTGACAGAGGAGGGAACACCGCAGATATGGGATATGTTTGAACAGGTGCGCAAGGAAGTGGAAAATCACAGCGGCTGGATGTATGAAGTACAGGATTTCCCTTATAAGCCCATTGGTTCTGGTGAAGTGCTCAGATATGGGGATTACACCTTTGAAACGGTAGAGCTAAAGGGACATACCTTTGGACAGCTGGGACTTTTTGATAAGGAGAATAAGATATTTTTCTGTGCGGATCAGGTGATTGATGGAATTGTACCGATTGTTGCAACAACATATCCGGATGAACATCTTCTAAAGGGATATTTTGCTTCCATGGAGCGGTTCAGGCATGAGTTTAGTGACTGTTTGTTGTTTCCTGCCCACGGAAAGCACATTACAGATCCTAAAAGAGTAGTAGGAAGGATCGTGTTTTCTTATCTGGATAAAATGGAGATCGTTCATAATATCCTGGAACACAGCAGACACCCCAAAACCATTCGTGAGATCGCGTCCATTGCCTATGGCATGCCCCAGCTGCCAAAGGATACGGATGAATTTATTAAATTAAAAATGGTCATGAGCAAGTGTTTTTCTTGTCTGGAATATCTTCGGGATGAAGATTTTGCAGTCAGGGAAGAGAAAAACGGTACTTTTTACTGGAGACCATAA
- a CDS encoding HPr family phosphocarrier protein has protein sequence MQKIELKFDQPEEIIDFVRIMNRYEYDADVKYGSMVVDAKSIVGVLSLARSKTVEVILHTDECQNLLDEIAQFAA, from the coding sequence ATGCAGAAGATTGAGTTAAAATTCGACCAGCCAGAAGAGATCATTGATTTTGTACGTATTATGAACCGTTATGAGTACGATGCAGACGTTAAATACGGCAGCATGGTAGTAGATGCCAAGTCTATCGTAGGTGTTTTATCCCTTGCACGTTCCAAGACTGTAGAAGTGATCCTTCATACAGATGAGTGCCAGAACCTTTTAGATGAGATCGCACAGTTTGCAGCATAG
- a CDS encoding response regulator, translating into MKLLIVDDEKLTREGILKTLPLEKLGIHQTFLADDGIHGLKIALKEKPDLILTDVRMPRMSGVEMAEEILKVLPNAIILFMSAYSDKEYLKAAIKLKAVSYVDKPLDMNELTEALSEGIRQYKSIYASLNAKWMHEYNLRSQLAQLLTEADPDEQAPVIGAQLKPPVGENSYFTALILDCLTPVSELPSGHINEIQHSFQEYLAQKGFQALDFVKTDRFIIYFICSNEKPEKTILINCATDLKDRFKGLTSSFLSMGPAVLGFKRASFSFETARELLKRSFFHDPDTLLMETENEVANQPLTDITMDLTVALTNKNEEAALAAADHFYQSVYNNLAISSSQVRDLYFKYLVKLDEISMSNHISLWQREGLESESIWEGIMACAALKTLHQFFCKKIKLYFERLLSNKDENPVVFQIKEYLHHNYAVPSLSVPDISEHVHLSPAYVCTLFKSETGQTLNQYLTDYRIKMSKQFLSDPLYKITDISAKVGYSDGNYYSKAFRKIVGLSPSEYREKML; encoded by the coding sequence ATGAAATTATTGATCGTTGATGACGAAAAACTGACCCGTGAAGGTATTTTAAAAACCCTTCCCTTAGAAAAACTGGGGATTCATCAGACTTTCCTGGCCGACGACGGCATACATGGCCTTAAAATTGCCTTAAAGGAAAAGCCGGACCTGATCCTTACAGACGTGCGCATGCCCCGCATGAGCGGCGTGGAAATGGCCGAGGAGATACTTAAAGTGCTCCCTAATGCCATTATCCTGTTTATGAGTGCTTATTCTGATAAAGAATACCTAAAAGCAGCTATTAAGTTAAAAGCTGTCAGCTACGTAGATAAGCCTCTTGATATGAACGAACTTACAGAAGCCTTATCCGAAGGCATCCGCCAGTACAAGTCCATTTATGCTTCTCTGAATGCCAAATGGATGCACGAATACAATCTGCGATCCCAGCTGGCACAGCTTTTAACAGAAGCAGACCCAGACGAACAGGCTCCTGTGATCGGAGCACAGTTAAAACCTCCTGTAGGGGAAAATTCTTATTTTACAGCCCTGATCCTGGATTGCCTTACCCCAGTATCTGAACTGCCTTCCGGGCATATCAACGAAATACAGCACAGCTTTCAGGAATATCTGGCACAAAAAGGATTTCAGGCCCTTGATTTTGTTAAAACAGACCGTTTTATCATCTATTTTATCTGCAGCAATGAAAAACCTGAAAAGACCATTTTGATCAACTGTGCCACAGACCTTAAAGACCGTTTTAAAGGACTGACTTCCTCCTTCCTCTCCATGGGACCTGCGGTTTTGGGATTTAAGCGTGCTTCTTTCTCATTTGAAACTGCAAGAGAACTTTTAAAGCGAAGCTTCTTCCATGACCCTGATACTCTTTTAATGGAAACAGAAAACGAGGTCGCCAACCAGCCTCTTACAGATATCACGATGGATCTGACTGTGGCACTTACCAATAAAAACGAAGAAGCTGCCCTTGCTGCCGCCGATCATTTCTATCAGTCTGTATACAACAACCTGGCAATCTCCTCCAGCCAGGTCCGTGACCTGTATTTTAAGTATCTGGTGAAATTAGATGAGATCAGTATGTCTAACCATATCTCCCTGTGGCAGAGAGAAGGTCTGGAATCCGAATCTATCTGGGAAGGGATCATGGCCTGTGCAGCTTTAAAAACACTTCATCAGTTCTTCTGCAAAAAAATAAAGTTGTATTTTGAGCGCCTGCTCTCAAATAAAGATGAAAACCCGGTGGTATTCCAGATCAAGGAATACCTGCATCACAATTATGCCGTTCCATCTCTGTCAGTACCTGATATCAGTGAACATGTACATTTATCTCCTGCTTATGTGTGTACTTTATTTAAAAGCGAAACCGGCCAGACCTTAAATCAGTATCTTACTGATTACCGGATCAAAATGTCCAAGCAGTTTTTAAGTGATCCTCTTTATAAGATCACAGATATTTCTGCAAAAGTAGGCTACAGTGACGGAAATTATTACAGTAAAGCCTTTCGCAAGATTGTAGGGCTTTCACCATCTGAATACAGGGAGAAGATGCTTTAA
- a CDS encoding histidine kinase, whose product MNFFDRILHYYIYDMRLKKKLVVSHTILFLLPTAVLICFLFLNIFRIVIDDALRSEQALSSQSVLSAENLVSHVTHASDTLNSSYVIRDMFDISNAQAQSLIPSRNKINNLLRLADTLTDHSLIESVTFYYDDRTYHKLEQFNTDTQKLFLPLSQVSSPWLKHFETTGASQLFVPKVDLSEKEVTEHGPLAYIKPIFYRSYDGDPESIAAYSAIYFSEDAFEEILKKDSTIKDEFSFLINDDLDLISASDPSLFSNNLAIQALQSDPSACGQFQLVNYGEFSAYTACFPLKNTDWYMCSLIPRDQVAGIGHSVVSNFAVTYGMIALFALFIAYKLSESIADRIIGVALQMETIRKGRPEPLELSDAGNDEIGVLSGTYNYMTAEINHLMDYEEKAAKELRNAEFRALQAQINPHFLYNTLDMINWLSQSGQSEKVTEAIQALTRFYRLTLGSRDLISTVHDEVTHVTLYMQLQNMRYNDCAEFIADVPPELDSFSIPRLTFQPIVENALLHGIMMKEEKKGTILLTGWKEGNDIVFIISDDGAGIPPEKLDSLLDEHTQAVVGSSSRHIGVSNTNLRLKSLYGSKYGLSFTSVPGQGTEVTLRIPALEDEF is encoded by the coding sequence ATGAACTTTTTTGACCGGATCCTTCATTATTATATTTATGACATGCGTTTAAAGAAAAAGCTGGTGGTATCCCATACCATCCTTTTTCTGTTGCCTACAGCCGTCCTCATCTGCTTTCTATTTTTAAATATTTTCCGCATTGTCATAGATGATGCCCTCCGTTCTGAGCAGGCCTTAAGTTCCCAGTCTGTGCTGTCTGCGGAAAATCTGGTATCCCATGTGACCCATGCTTCTGACACGCTGAATTCTTCTTATGTGATCCGGGATATGTTTGACATTTCAAACGCCCAGGCCCAGAGCCTGATACCATCCAGAAATAAAATAAATAACCTGTTACGCCTGGCAGATACCCTTACAGACCACTCTCTCATCGAATCTGTAACCTTTTACTATGATGACCGCACCTACCATAAACTTGAACAGTTTAATACTGATACCCAGAAGCTGTTCCTGCCTCTTTCCCAAGTTTCCAGTCCATGGTTAAAACACTTTGAAACAACAGGAGCATCCCAGCTTTTTGTTCCTAAAGTCGATCTTTCTGAAAAAGAGGTAACGGAACATGGTCCTCTCGCCTATATCAAGCCTATTTTTTACCGTTCCTATGATGGCGATCCAGAATCCATTGCTGCCTACTCTGCCATTTATTTCTCTGAAGATGCATTTGAAGAGATCTTAAAAAAAGATTCTACTATAAAAGATGAATTTTCTTTTCTTATAAATGATGACCTGGATCTGATATCTGCTTCTGATCCATCTCTATTTTCAAATAACCTGGCGATCCAGGCTTTACAATCTGACCCATCAGCCTGCGGACAGTTTCAACTGGTAAACTACGGGGAATTTTCTGCCTATACTGCCTGCTTCCCATTAAAAAATACAGACTGGTATATGTGTTCCCTGATCCCCAGAGACCAGGTGGCTGGTATAGGCCACTCTGTTGTATCTAATTTTGCCGTCACCTATGGCATGATCGCATTATTTGCCCTTTTCATCGCCTACAAACTGTCTGAATCAATCGCTGACCGTATCATCGGTGTAGCACTGCAGATGGAAACCATACGAAAAGGACGGCCGGAGCCTTTGGAACTTTCTGATGCCGGAAACGATGAGATCGGTGTATTATCCGGAACTTATAATTATATGACAGCTGAGATCAATCATCTGATGGACTATGAAGAAAAAGCTGCAAAAGAACTGCGGAATGCGGAATTTAGGGCACTTCAGGCACAGATCAATCCTCATTTTCTTTACAATACACTGGATATGATCAACTGGCTTTCCCAGTCCGGACAAAGCGAAAAGGTAACTGAGGCTATCCAGGCTCTTACCCGTTTTTACCGTCTGACCCTCGGGAGCCGGGATCTGATCAGCACAGTACATGACGAAGTGACCCATGTAACCCTTTATATGCAGCTTCAAAATATGCGTTATAACGACTGTGCGGAATTTATTGCCGATGTACCTCCGGAGCTTGACAGTTTTTCTATTCCAAGGCTTACCTTTCAGCCTATTGTAGAAAATGCGCTACTTCATGGCATTATGATGAAGGAAGAGAAAAAAGGGACCATCCTGCTCACAGGATGGAAAGAAGGAAATGATATCGTATTCATTATCTCTGATGACGGAGCCGGAATCCCACCGGAAAAGCTGGATTCCCTTTTAGATGAGCACACACAGGCTGTTGTAGGATCCTCATCAAGACACATAGGGGTATCAAATACTAACCTGCGCCTGAAAAGCCTTTACGGAAGCAAATACGGCCTTTCCTTTACCAGCGTACCTGGTCAGGGAACAGAAGTTACCCTGCGGATCCCGGCGCTGGAAGATGAATTTTAA
- a CDS encoding MGMT family protein, which produces MDFYKRLGIVCRAIPKGKVITYGQAALLCGFPKNARQVGYGLKKELAGEVPAYKVVNSKGILSGAASFDYPDLQRLLLEEEGVEVSMDNQVDLKQYGWKNTLEEAEAFAEEFCRLKI; this is translated from the coding sequence ATGGATTTTTATAAAAGACTGGGGATCGTATGTCGGGCAATTCCCAAAGGAAAAGTCATTACTTATGGACAGGCAGCTCTTTTATGCGGTTTCCCAAAGAATGCCAGACAGGTAGGATACGGGTTAAAAAAAGAGCTGGCAGGTGAAGTGCCAGCTTATAAGGTGGTAAACAGCAAAGGGATTCTTTCCGGTGCAGCTTCTTTTGATTATCCGGACCTTCAGCGTCTTCTATTAGAAGAAGAGGGAGTGGAAGTGTCCATGGATAACCAGGTGGACCTGAAACAATATGGATGGAAAAACACACTGGAAGAGGCGGAAGCCTTTGCAGAAGAGTTTTGCAGACTGAAAATTTAA
- a CDS encoding MATE family efflux transporter translates to MKKPSGDLTQGSLWKNIFIFSIPLILSNILQVLFNMSDIAVVGRFAGPLALGSVGSTTILVTMFTGFLIGLSGGINVLTALYLGAGKKQALSHTVHSSLIVSIASGLLLLLFGVCFAHPVLELLKTKEELIDGSVLYLRIYFLGMPALAIYNCGNAIFSAAGDTARPLRYLLIAGILNVIMNLFFVIICHMDVAGVGAASALSQYVSAGLILRDLFRINADYKLHLSKLHLDPSKTVDILKIGIPSGFQNAIFALANLFVQVGVNSFSATMVAGNSAATNADSLIYDVMAAIYTACASFMSQNLGAGKRDRVLKSYLISLAYSFGIGMAMGLALVAFGTQFLSLFTADPDVIAAGLKRLTIMGFSYGVSAFMDCTIAASRALGKSFAPMLIVIMGSCVFRVIWVYTVFAYFKTIPSLYLLYVFSWTITAVAEIIYFLHIYKNTFSQKTAVA, encoded by the coding sequence ATGAAAAAGCCATCTGGAGACCTGACTCAGGGATCACTTTGGAAAAATATTTTTATCTTCAGCATCCCTTTGATACTTTCCAATATCCTTCAGGTTCTTTTTAATATGTCGGATATTGCTGTAGTAGGACGTTTTGCCGGTCCATTGGCCCTTGGCTCTGTAGGATCTACTACCATTCTGGTAACTATGTTTACCGGCTTCCTCATTGGTCTTTCTGGTGGTATCAATGTACTTACGGCCCTGTATCTGGGTGCTGGAAAGAAGCAGGCACTTTCCCATACAGTGCACTCTTCACTGATCGTCAGCATTGCAAGCGGTCTGCTCCTTCTGTTATTTGGAGTGTGCTTTGCCCATCCGGTATTAGAGCTTTTAAAAACAAAGGAAGAACTGATTGATGGCTCTGTACTGTATCTTAGGATCTACTTCCTCGGAATGCCTGCTCTGGCCATTTACAACTGCGGTAATGCCATTTTCAGTGCTGCCGGTGATACTGCACGGCCTCTGCGTTATCTGCTGATCGCAGGTATTTTAAATGTGATCATGAACCTGTTTTTCGTTATCATCTGCCACATGGATGTAGCCGGTGTAGGAGCAGCCAGCGCCTTGTCCCAGTATGTTTCTGCAGGACTGATCCTGCGTGACCTGTTCCGCATTAATGCGGATTACAAATTACATTTATCCAAACTTCATCTTGACCCGTCAAAAACTGTGGATATTTTAAAGATCGGTATCCCATCCGGCTTTCAAAACGCTATTTTTGCCCTTGCAAACCTGTTCGTCCAGGTAGGTGTCAACTCCTTCAGTGCTACTATGGTTGCAGGAAATTCTGCTGCTACTAATGCAGATTCCCTGATCTATGATGTAATGGCAGCCATTTACACAGCCTGCGCAAGCTTTATGAGCCAGAACTTAGGCGCAGGAAAACGCGACCGGGTGCTGAAAAGTTACCTCATCAGCCTTGCCTATTCCTTTGGGATCGGAATGGCTATGGGACTTGCCTTAGTTGCCTTTGGCACCCAGTTTTTATCCCTGTTTACAGCAGATCCTGATGTTATTGCAGCCGGTCTTAAACGCCTTACCATCATGGGCTTTTCCTATGGTGTATCTGCTTTTATGGACTGTACTATCGCAGCTTCCAGAGCTTTAGGCAAAAGCTTTGCCCCCATGCTCATCGTTATCATGGGATCCTGCGTATTCCGTGTTATCTGGGTCTACACTGTATTTGCCTACTTTAAAACCATTCCTTCCCTGTATCTGCTTTATGTCTTCTCCTGGACCATTACAGCAGTGGCAGAGATCATTTATTTCCTTCATATTTACAAAAATACGTTTTCCCAAAAAACAGCCGTGGCATAG